DNA sequence from the Cyanobacteriota bacterium genome:
GGGCGATCGCCTTTGCAGCTAACGACTTGCCACAGCCCTGAATCCCCACGATTAAAATGCCCTTGGGCGGGGCAAGATTAAGGGCATGAGCTTGAGGGCTAAACCCTACCCGTGCTTGGTTGAGCCATTGCTTTAACCCCCCAAAGCCACCCCAGCTTACTGTGTTTTCTTCTACGGGAAAATATTCTAGTACGCTTCCCTCTCGAATCACTTGAGCCTTGCGGTGTAGGATACGAGCAACATCATGAATACTGAGTTTACCGTCTTCTAAGGCAGCATAGGCAGTCACCTGTCGGGCTTGTTTTAGGGTCATGCCATTGAGGGCTTGCACAAGGATGGGAATCTCGGATTCCTGTAGCTCAACCTGAATTCGACCCCGATGCCGCAGGGTCTGAATCACTTCCATTACCACTGCGTGCAATTCATCTCGCCCTGGAAGCTTGATATCCACCATGACAGCATCATGGGCTAGTTCTGGTGGTAAGTTGACAGTCTCACCACTAACTACCAGGGTCGATCGGTGATGAGAAAAGTCTTGACTCACTTCTCGAAACTGACGAACTAGCACGGGGTCGTCGAGATGCTTGGCAAAGTCCTTGAGCAAGAACACTGCTTTTTGCGTCATTGCTTGGATATACTGCAACGCCTT
Encoded proteins:
- a CDS encoding AAA family ATPase codes for the protein MLSKSVQQVQNLILSFHPVIVMETVEEERVQTLLQTATQEMQMPLFEWSITQGLVRSPASYQSRWTNEYAPPGSVKPTAFEDTADPLKALQYIQAMTQKAVFLLKDFAKHLDDPVLVRQFREVSQDFSHHRSTLVVSGETVNLPPELAHDAVMVDIKLPGRDELHAVVMEVIQTLRHRGRIQVELQESEIPILVQALNGMTLKQARQVTAYAALEDGKLSIHDVARILHRKAQVIREGSVLEYFPVEENTVSWGGFGGLKQWLNQARVGFSPQAHALNLAPPKGILIVGIQGCGKSLAAKAIAQAWKMPLLKLDAGRLYDKYVGESEKNFRQAITLAESMAPAVLWIDEIEKSLGNSASGDGDGGLSRRMFGSFLTWMQEKSQEVFVVA